From Oceanipulchritudo coccoides, the proteins below share one genomic window:
- the fbaA gene encoding class II fructose-bisphosphate aldolase, whose amino-acid sequence MSIATPKQFASMLDAAQKGGYAYPAINCTSIQTLNAAFKAFADQKSDGIIQFSTGAGQFASGLNNSDAAYGVIILAEAAHRLAEQYDVLVALNTDHCQPEKAASFLKPLIEATTARRAKGENNLFQNHMLDASGLPLEENIAISKEYMKLCAENEIVLEVEAGVVGGEEDGASGSEDTPEEKLYTTPEDMLAVYEALSPLGSFTFAATFGNVHGHYKPGAVKLRPEILKQGQAVVMEKHGADAEMDLVFHGGSGSELEQIRETLDYGVVKMNVDTDTQYAFTRPIVDHVMKNYDGILMIDGECGNKKAYDPRGYLKKGEAGMSARIARACDDLLSTGKTLFGKI is encoded by the coding sequence ATGTCTATAGCCACACCGAAACAATTCGCGTCCATGCTGGATGCGGCTCAAAAAGGCGGATACGCCTACCCGGCCATTAACTGCACCTCGATTCAGACGCTGAATGCCGCTTTCAAGGCCTTCGCCGACCAAAAGTCCGACGGGATCATCCAGTTTTCAACGGGTGCCGGGCAGTTTGCCTCCGGCCTCAATAACTCTGATGCCGCCTACGGGGTCATCATCCTCGCCGAAGCAGCTCACCGGCTGGCCGAGCAGTACGACGTCCTCGTCGCACTCAATACCGACCACTGCCAGCCCGAGAAAGCAGCCAGTTTCCTCAAGCCACTCATTGAGGCCACAACCGCTCGCCGGGCAAAGGGTGAAAACAACCTTTTCCAGAACCACATGCTGGATGCCTCTGGCTTGCCGCTCGAAGAGAATATCGCCATCAGCAAGGAATACATGAAGCTCTGCGCTGAGAACGAAATCGTTCTTGAGGTGGAAGCCGGTGTAGTCGGTGGTGAAGAAGACGGAGCTTCCGGAAGCGAAGATACTCCGGAAGAAAAACTTTACACCACGCCGGAAGACATGTTGGCGGTCTATGAGGCCCTCAGTCCGCTGGGAAGCTTCACCTTCGCCGCGACATTCGGTAATGTCCACGGCCACTACAAGCCAGGTGCGGTCAAACTACGCCCGGAAATCCTCAAGCAGGGTCAGGCTGTTGTGATGGAAAAGCACGGCGCGGATGCCGAAATGGATCTCGTCTTCCACGGTGGTAGCGGCAGTGAGCTTGAGCAGATCCGTGAAACATTGGACTACGGCGTTGTTAAGATGAACGTCGATACGGATACCCAGTATGCCTTTACGCGCCCGATTGTTGACCACGTCATGAAAAACTATGACGGAATCCTCATGATCGATGGCGAATGCGGCAATAAGAAGGCCTACGACCCACGCGGCTACCTGAAGAAGGGTGAGGCCGGAATGTCAGCCCGTATTGCTCGTGCCTGTGACGACTTGCTTTCAACCGGCAAGACGCTTTTCGGGAAGATCTAA
- the hemE gene encoding uroporphyrinogen decarboxylase, with amino-acid sequence MTSRDRFLNAFTNNAPDRPPVWIMRQAGRYLPEYRELKTKYDFVTMVKTPDLATEVTLQPLRRFPQLDAAIIFSDILIVPEAMGLPYSFREQGGIEMAGAIRSHGEVETLDPSAVREKTAYIADALRLVRAELGNSKALLGFGGAPWTLATYMIEGGSSKDFSHARDMFIKDRALFDCLMEKLTLAVIELFKSQVEAGVDAVQIFDSWAAAAPEGHYWDCSLKWINRIIEAIPKTTPVILFSKGMTSHRGELAKSGARALAADHSIDLPSWRSHLPADIAVQGNLDPEIMTGEPKAAAEATHKLLYAMAPWKRYIFNLGHGITPQARIETVQAVLETIDGAKQKG; translated from the coding sequence ATGACCTCCCGCGACCGTTTCCTGAATGCCTTCACGAATAACGCCCCGGACCGCCCGCCTGTCTGGATCATGCGGCAAGCCGGGCGCTACCTGCCCGAATACCGGGAGCTCAAGACGAAATACGATTTTGTCACCATGGTAAAGACCCCTGATCTGGCGACTGAGGTCACGCTTCAGCCACTCAGGCGATTCCCGCAGCTTGATGCCGCTATCATTTTCAGCGATATCCTCATCGTCCCGGAAGCGATGGGACTTCCCTATTCCTTCCGGGAACAGGGCGGGATTGAAATGGCCGGAGCCATCCGCAGCCATGGGGAAGTCGAAACCCTCGATCCCTCAGCCGTGCGCGAAAAGACTGCCTATATCGCTGATGCCCTCCGGCTTGTCCGGGCCGAACTTGGAAATTCCAAGGCCCTGCTGGGCTTCGGGGGCGCTCCCTGGACGCTGGCGACCTACATGATTGAGGGCGGCTCGAGCAAGGATTTTTCGCATGCGAGGGACATGTTCATCAAGGACCGCGCACTCTTCGACTGCTTGATGGAAAAACTCACCCTAGCCGTCATTGAGCTCTTCAAGAGCCAGGTCGAGGCGGGCGTGGATGCCGTGCAGATTTTTGACTCGTGGGCCGCAGCTGCCCCCGAGGGTCACTACTGGGACTGCTCCCTCAAGTGGATTAACCGGATCATTGAGGCGATTCCCAAGACCACACCCGTCATCCTCTTCTCAAAAGGCATGACCAGCCATCGGGGTGAACTGGCCAAATCCGGGGCGCGCGCGCTCGCCGCAGACCATTCCATTGATCTTCCCTCCTGGCGTAGCCATCTGCCCGCCGACATCGCAGTCCAGGGCAATCTTGACCCGGAGATCATGACAGGCGAGCCCAAGGCTGCCGCCGAGGCCACGCACAAACTCCTTTACGCCATGGCACCATGGAAACGTTATATCTTCAATCTTGGACACGGCATTACCCCGCAAGCCCGTATCGAAACGGTGCAAGCCGTGCTTGAGACAATTGATGGGGCAAAGCAAAAGGGATAG
- the hemF gene encoding oxygen-dependent coproporphyrinogen oxidase, protein MDMIESSAIKAYFTGLHRGLIERLTFLDPEALHAEDSWQREEGGGGLSHVITDGRLVEKGGVNFSHVTGASLPPSATKTRPQLANRPFEAMGVSVVFHPQNPFVPCTHMNVRYFSTRDDTDAPPIWWFGGGFDLTPCYGFEEDAITWHQAAHDACAPFGNDLYPRFKAACDQYFHLPHRGEARGIGGLFFDDFDELGPQDSFSLTQSIGNAFLPAWEGIALKRKNTPYNHDQKSFQKIRRGRYVEFNLLYDRGTLFGLQSNGRTESILMSLPPQVQWAYNHTPVPGSPEESLVRDFLKPRDWISS, encoded by the coding sequence TTGGACATGATCGAATCCTCCGCCATCAAAGCCTACTTTACCGGACTGCATCGGGGCCTGATCGAACGCCTCACTTTTCTGGATCCGGAGGCCCTCCACGCCGAGGATTCATGGCAACGGGAAGAAGGTGGAGGAGGACTGAGCCATGTCATTACCGACGGACGGCTTGTTGAGAAAGGCGGCGTGAACTTCTCGCATGTCACAGGAGCAAGCCTCCCTCCCTCGGCCACGAAGACCCGCCCGCAATTGGCAAACCGTCCCTTTGAGGCAATGGGCGTCTCCGTGGTCTTTCACCCACAAAACCCTTTTGTCCCCTGCACACACATGAATGTGCGTTACTTTTCCACCCGGGATGATACCGATGCGCCACCCATCTGGTGGTTTGGAGGCGGCTTCGACCTCACTCCCTGCTATGGGTTTGAGGAGGATGCCATCACCTGGCACCAAGCGGCACACGATGCCTGCGCGCCTTTCGGCAATGACCTCTATCCAAGATTCAAGGCTGCTTGCGACCAGTATTTCCATCTCCCCCATCGAGGGGAAGCCCGGGGCATCGGTGGGCTCTTCTTTGACGATTTTGATGAATTGGGACCACAGGACTCCTTTTCCCTTACCCAATCCATCGGGAACGCCTTCCTCCCCGCATGGGAGGGAATCGCTCTCAAGCGGAAAAACACGCCCTACAATCACGATCAAAAATCCTTTCAGAAAATCCGCCGGGGACGCTATGTTGAGTTCAATCTGCTTTACGACCGCGGAACCCTCTTTGGCCTCCAAAGCAACGGCCGTACGGAGAGCATCCTGATGTCGCTTCCTCCACAGGTTCAATGGGCTTACAATCACACACCGGTCCCGGGTTCTCCCGAGGAGTCACTTGTGCGTGACTTTTTAAAACCACGCGATTGGATAAGCTCCTGA
- a CDS encoding NAD-dependent epimerase/dehydratase family protein has protein sequence MESKRLMIFGCGYVGRSLAKATAEAGWEVWIHSRNAKSLAEVNEIPTERRIIGNLHEDEWQSRLKGQWDAVVNLVSSAGGGLEGYKLSYLEGNRSIRAWAEEAAVRRFIYSSATSVYPQTEGEWVSEDDVPEMNHLSPSGAVLREAELEILQSDIFPERVVARLAGIYGPGRHLYLNRLQEGAQSLPGDGSAWLNLIYLKDIVTALIQLLDAPMPNVAEVFNVVDDEPARKQEIVDWLATKLGLPTIPFNPDDLGPRASRRTTQGGLPNRRVSNAKLKESIGWKPSHPSFREGYADILKGR, from the coding sequence ATGGAATCAAAACGCCTCATGATTTTCGGATGCGGATATGTCGGTAGATCCCTTGCCAAGGCAACAGCTGAGGCAGGCTGGGAGGTGTGGATCCATTCGCGCAATGCGAAGTCTTTGGCAGAAGTGAATGAAATACCGACGGAACGTCGCATCATTGGAAACCTGCACGAGGATGAATGGCAGAGTCGCTTGAAAGGGCAATGGGATGCCGTGGTCAATCTGGTCAGCTCAGCCGGCGGGGGGTTGGAAGGATACAAATTGTCCTACCTCGAAGGAAACCGCTCCATTCGCGCATGGGCGGAGGAAGCTGCGGTCAGGCGCTTCATCTACAGCAGCGCGACCTCGGTCTATCCGCAAACCGAAGGAGAGTGGGTGTCGGAAGATGATGTGCCCGAAATGAATCACCTGTCCCCAAGCGGGGCAGTCCTGCGTGAGGCAGAACTGGAAATTTTGCAGAGCGATATTTTTCCTGAGCGAGTCGTGGCCCGTCTGGCGGGAATCTATGGCCCGGGTCGGCATTTGTATTTAAACCGTTTGCAGGAGGGGGCCCAATCCCTGCCCGGGGATGGGTCAGCATGGCTGAACCTGATTTACCTGAAGGACATTGTGACCGCCCTGATCCAATTGTTAGATGCGCCGATGCCCAACGTGGCGGAGGTTTTTAATGTGGTTGATGATGAGCCTGCGCGGAAGCAGGAGATCGTCGACTGGCTGGCGACCAAGCTGGGACTGCCGACAATCCCTTTTAATCCAGATGATTTGGGCCCACGCGCCTCGCGCCGGACTACTCAGGGCGGCTTGCCAAATCGTCGGGTCAGCAACGCGAAACTAAAGGAATCCATTGGCTGGAAACCGTCCCATCCAAGTTTTCGCGAGGGCTATGCAGATATCCTGAAGGGGCGGTGA
- the thpR gene encoding RNA 2',3'-cyclic phosphodiesterase, whose protein sequence is MTDSSEPIHTFRGKRLFLSIDLPDYVKDSLLAIQEETLKGFNWVPRERFHLTLKFIGDIPGQFQETIEAAIDPIQVRSFLLPIDGLGSFPPMGKAHAVWAGLATGHPHLFQLHKRIEDALFNIGIEPEKRIYHPHITVARVNHAADESVRQFLKRHQNFGAAPFKVDAFHLMQSQEIEGKRVYSIERTWELTH, encoded by the coding sequence ATGACTGACTCCAGCGAGCCCATCCACACCTTCCGCGGCAAGCGGCTCTTCCTTTCGATTGATCTACCGGATTACGTAAAGGACAGCCTGCTGGCAATTCAGGAGGAGACTCTCAAGGGTTTCAACTGGGTCCCGCGTGAGCGCTTTCATCTCACCCTGAAATTCATCGGGGATATCCCGGGCCAATTTCAGGAGACCATCGAAGCGGCTATTGACCCGATCCAGGTGCGCTCGTTTTTGCTCCCGATTGATGGACTCGGCAGCTTTCCACCGATGGGAAAGGCCCATGCCGTCTGGGCAGGACTCGCTACCGGACATCCTCACCTCTTCCAGCTTCACAAGCGAATAGAGGACGCCCTCTTCAATATCGGCATTGAACCGGAAAAGCGCATTTATCATCCCCACATCACGGTGGCACGGGTCAACCATGCTGCCGATGAGTCAGTCCGCCAATTCCTCAAGCGCCACCAGAATTTTGGAGCGGCGCCCTTCAAGGTCGATGCCTTCCATTTGATGCAAAGCCAGGAGATTGAGGGAAAGCGGGTCTACTCGATCGAGCGGACATGGGAGCTCACACACTGA
- a CDS encoding rhodanese-related sulfurtransferase has translation MTHYAVTAFYKFVDLKDLASLKSILETKGSELGILGTILLAEEGINSTIAGLPGKLDTFMAFLRSLEPFEDLEEKRSGSEGPPFYRFKVRLKKEIVTIGVPEADPRKAVGKYVDPQEWNNLIEDPNTVLIDTRNDYEVAMGKFKGAIDPETPSFRDFPKWAEEHLAKKPDQKIAMYCTGGIRCEKATSLLKQMGYRNVYHLKGGILKYLETIPPEQSTWEGSCFVFDQRVGLEHGLRASDYTLCHGCRNPLSDQDRDSPLYEPGVMCPHCANTLSEEKIARLRERQLQVRLAEARGDHHIGSLPNPEPFEENKDD, from the coding sequence ATGACCCATTACGCGGTGACTGCCTTTTATAAATTCGTTGATCTGAAGGATCTCGCCAGCCTGAAGTCCATTCTGGAAACCAAGGGCTCCGAGCTAGGGATTCTCGGTACCATCCTCTTGGCGGAGGAAGGGATCAACAGCACGATTGCAGGACTTCCTGGGAAACTGGATACCTTCATGGCATTTCTCCGCTCCCTGGAACCCTTTGAGGATCTTGAGGAAAAACGATCTGGATCGGAGGGTCCACCCTTCTATCGGTTCAAGGTTCGCCTGAAAAAGGAGATTGTGACTATCGGGGTTCCCGAAGCTGACCCGCGTAAAGCGGTTGGGAAATATGTGGACCCGCAGGAATGGAACAACCTGATTGAGGATCCGAATACCGTCCTCATTGACACGCGTAACGATTACGAAGTGGCAATGGGGAAGTTCAAGGGCGCCATCGATCCGGAGACACCCTCATTCCGCGATTTTCCCAAATGGGCTGAGGAACACCTTGCCAAGAAGCCCGACCAGAAAATCGCCATGTATTGCACAGGGGGCATCCGCTGTGAGAAAGCCACTTCCCTGCTCAAGCAGATGGGCTACCGAAATGTCTATCACTTGAAGGGTGGTATTTTAAAGTACCTTGAAACCATACCGCCCGAGCAATCGACATGGGAGGGCAGTTGCTTCGTATTTGACCAACGCGTCGGTCTGGAGCACGGGCTGCGGGCGAGCGACTACACGCTGTGTCACGGCTGCCGCAATCCCCTCTCCGATCAGGACCGGGACAGTCCCCTCTATGAACCGGGCGTCATGTGTCCTCATTGCGCCAATACACTTTCCGAGGAAAAGATTGCCCGGCTGCGCGAACGGCAACTGCAGGTCCGCCTGGCCGAGGCGCGGGGGGATCACCACATCGGTTCCCTTCCCAACCCTGAACCATTTGAAGAAAACAAGGATGACTGA
- a CDS encoding 4a-hydroxytetrahydrobiopterin dehydratase: MSHMISEGELQAALSGLPGWSGKNDQLVKSFTFQSFREAVTAMVRISYEVEETNHHPDVLISYNTLEIRLCTHDAGDKITDKDLRLAALIEKVVEGLL, encoded by the coding sequence ATGAGCCACATGATATCTGAGGGTGAGTTGCAAGCGGCATTGAGCGGATTACCCGGCTGGTCGGGGAAGAATGATCAATTGGTGAAATCCTTCACCTTTCAATCATTTCGCGAAGCGGTGACCGCGATGGTCCGCATCAGTTATGAGGTAGAGGAGACCAACCACCATCCGGATGTCCTCATCAGCTACAATACCCTTGAAATCCGCCTGTGCACGCACGATGCCGGTGACAAGATTACCGACAAGGACCTGCGCCTCGCCGCCCTCATTGAGAAGGTGGTCGAAGGGCTCTTGTAA
- the sucD gene encoding succinate--CoA ligase subunit alpha, translated as MSVLVGKETRVVGQGITGTFGKLHALKNIEYGTQYVAAVTPGKGGQTFEGKLPIFNTVKEAVEKEGANTSVIFVPPPFAADGILEAIDAGIELVICITEGIPVKDMAVVKDALKKSSTRLIGPNCPGIITPGVCNIGIMPGYIAQPGKVGVVSRSGTLTYEAMYQVTQRGHGQSTCIGIGGDPINGTNHTDAIKLFNEDPETEAIVMIGEIGGSAEEEAAAYIKEHVKKPVAAFIAGMTAPPGRRMGHAGAIVSGGSGTAEAKVAALKDAGIAVAPTPSDIAEALFSVYKV; from the coding sequence ATGTCGGTACTAGTCGGAAAAGAAACCCGCGTCGTCGGTCAGGGGATCACAGGAACCTTTGGCAAATTGCACGCGTTGAAAAACATTGAATACGGCACACAATATGTAGCCGCAGTCACTCCGGGGAAAGGTGGACAAACTTTCGAAGGAAAGCTGCCAATCTTTAACACGGTGAAAGAGGCTGTGGAGAAGGAAGGCGCCAACACCAGCGTTATCTTCGTCCCGCCACCTTTTGCCGCGGATGGCATTCTCGAGGCGATTGACGCAGGTATTGAGCTGGTGATTTGCATCACTGAGGGAATTCCCGTGAAGGACATGGCCGTGGTGAAGGACGCACTCAAGAAATCGAGCACGCGCCTGATCGGTCCAAACTGCCCGGGCATCATCACGCCGGGTGTCTGCAACATTGGCATCATGCCGGGATACATTGCCCAGCCGGGCAAGGTCGGCGTAGTCAGTCGCTCGGGCACCCTCACCTATGAGGCAATGTACCAGGTGACTCAACGCGGGCATGGTCAAAGCACCTGCATTGGAATTGGTGGAGACCCGATCAACGGGACTAATCACACCGATGCCATCAAGCTTTTCAATGAGGATCCGGAAACTGAGGCGATCGTCATGATTGGCGAAATTGGTGGATCCGCGGAAGAGGAAGCGGCGGCCTACATCAAGGAGCACGTGAAAAAGCCAGTGGCGGCCTTTATCGCCGGCATGACAGCTCCCCCCGGGCGCCGGATGGGACATGCCGGTGCAATTGTATCTGGTGGAAGCGGAACCGCCGAAGCGAAAGTTGCTGCCCTCAAGGATGCCGGCATCGCCGTTGCCCCGACTCCCAGCGATATTGCTGAGGCACTGTTTTCAGTATACAAGGTTTGA
- the sucC gene encoding ADP-forming succinate--CoA ligase subunit beta, translating into MNIHEFQAKELFAGYGIPIAKGIAVKAESEFDNALAQLPDGKIVVKAQIHAGGRGKGTFTDGFKGGVHVCPDKSTARETASKMLNNTLVTHQTGPEGKLVKTLYFNEPCAIEKEYYLAITLDRAGSRPVIIASTEGGMDIETVAAETPEKITRVFIDPAQGLQPHHKRSVAFGLGFSDKAQLKQLDKLLTGLYKFYWEKDASLVEINPLITAPDGAIIALDAKVGFDESALFRHPDVVNLRDLDEEDPKEVEASKHGLSYIALDGNIACLVNGAGLAMATMDIIKHFGGNPANFLDVGGGASEEAVTEAFKIILSDPNVEGILVNIFGGIMSCKVIAKGIIAAAKNVEIKVPLVVRLEGNEVKEGKALLDESGLALTSADSLSDAAKKVVELVKASN; encoded by the coding sequence ATGAACATACACGAATTTCAAGCAAAGGAACTATTTGCCGGATACGGGATCCCGATTGCCAAGGGTATTGCTGTAAAAGCTGAGTCCGAATTTGATAATGCGCTCGCGCAACTACCTGATGGAAAGATAGTTGTAAAAGCCCAAATCCATGCTGGAGGCCGGGGAAAAGGGACCTTCACGGATGGTTTCAAAGGGGGCGTTCACGTTTGCCCGGACAAGTCAACGGCACGGGAAACCGCCTCGAAAATGCTGAATAACACCTTGGTCACGCATCAGACGGGCCCGGAGGGTAAATTAGTGAAAACCCTCTACTTCAATGAGCCTTGCGCCATCGAGAAGGAATATTACCTGGCCATCACGCTGGATCGCGCTGGCAGCCGGCCGGTCATCATCGCCTCGACTGAAGGTGGGATGGATATTGAGACCGTTGCCGCGGAGACCCCGGAAAAGATCACCCGCGTCTTCATCGACCCGGCCCAGGGCCTTCAGCCACACCACAAGCGATCAGTCGCCTTCGGTTTGGGATTCAGCGACAAGGCCCAGCTCAAACAGCTGGATAAACTGCTCACCGGGCTTTATAAATTTTATTGGGAAAAGGACGCTAGCCTCGTTGAGATCAATCCCCTGATCACAGCTCCTGACGGCGCAATCATCGCGTTGGACGCAAAGGTTGGCTTTGATGAAAGTGCGCTCTTCCGCCATCCGGACGTGGTTAACCTGCGCGACCTCGACGAGGAGGATCCGAAGGAGGTCGAGGCCAGCAAGCACGGCCTGAGCTACATTGCGCTGGACGGGAATATCGCCTGCCTCGTGAACGGAGCCGGCTTGGCCATGGCCACGATGGACATCATCAAGCACTTTGGCGGCAATCCGGCCAACTTCCTCGATGTGGGTGGTGGAGCCAGTGAGGAGGCTGTCACGGAAGCGTTCAAGATCATCCTCAGCGACCCGAACGTGGAAGGGATCCTGGTCAACATTTTCGGAGGCATCATGAGTTGCAAGGTGATTGCCAAAGGCATCATTGCCGCCGCCAAGAATGTCGAAATCAAAGTTCCGCTGGTGGTCCGTCTGGAAGGAAATGAAGTCAAGGAAGGCAAGGCTCTGCTTGATGAAAGCGGACTTGCTCTCACTTCTGCGGACAGCTTGAGCGACGCGGCCAAGAAGGTCGTCGAACTGGTCAAGGCCTCCAACTGA
- a CDS encoding PAS domain-containing hybrid sensor histidine kinase/response regulator has translation MSENEIEEGNSFRTGVSAKPDDLALHVLHALDQPIGIVDAADSFLFMNKAYAAQYGLGLETVRGQSISEVMGADIYEKRLKVLLQRARSDGQATFRGWIEFPETGRRYIEADLREYKHPGLVDKDCLILQFRDVTEREELDLRRRKSLDFQEDLLGRIPAMVWISGEDGIPYFYNESWLNFTGSTLVEQVREGWSGMVHPDDRQQVMDRIQYAIGNREVVQLEFRLRHLMGGYRWVRLSGRPAEPEAEGKTDFIVSALNIDDSRKRVEVMRQDLEEARHLREQALLQKAAADKANREKSAYLSLASHEIRTPMNPVIGFADLLASDPNLDGDSKEMAQMILKAGKNLLKLLDEVLDYAKIEAGALKLSPEPTDVHDLLMEIDNLYAFDAKSRGIELRVKDNVEGDTELYQDRLRLQQVLGTLITNSIRFTHTGHVDLEAAVEKVRLNGGHVQMLKFTLSDTGVGMKPEQVDKLFEPFARAETEFAEKYSGAGLGLAIAQKLVDAMHGTISVQSEEGKGTTIELTIPFSPVPEHLQRPKTRRKKHSGSPEEGAEEKATVMVVDDEKSSLEVNSSLMHFLGYVCDTTENGRELLEQLKRQNYEIILMDLMMPGVDGYEATRRIRDGDCGEVNREAYIIAVTGCVADEDRERAYKSGINAFVNKPLTIQDLKEAIKAYKSMGRSS, from the coding sequence ATGTCTGAAAACGAGATAGAGGAAGGAAATTCCTTCCGTACAGGCGTATCCGCGAAACCGGATGACCTGGCTCTGCATGTCCTTCATGCGTTGGATCAACCGATTGGGATCGTTGATGCAGCGGACAGTTTCCTGTTCATGAACAAGGCGTATGCCGCGCAGTATGGCCTGGGGTTAGAGACGGTCCGCGGGCAATCGATCAGCGAGGTGATGGGGGCAGACATTTACGAGAAGCGGCTGAAAGTGCTTCTGCAAAGGGCGCGCAGCGATGGGCAGGCAACTTTTCGTGGATGGATCGAATTTCCGGAGACAGGCCGACGGTACATTGAGGCGGATTTGCGCGAGTACAAGCATCCGGGGTTGGTCGACAAAGATTGCCTGATTTTGCAGTTCCGGGACGTCACGGAACGCGAGGAACTGGACTTGAGGCGACGCAAATCACTGGATTTCCAGGAGGATCTTCTGGGCCGTATTCCGGCAATGGTCTGGATTTCAGGTGAGGACGGAATTCCCTATTTTTACAATGAATCCTGGCTCAATTTCACAGGCAGCACGCTTGTCGAGCAAGTTCGTGAAGGCTGGTCCGGTATGGTGCACCCGGATGACCGGCAACAGGTTATGGACCGAATCCAGTACGCCATTGGTAACCGTGAAGTGGTCCAATTGGAGTTCCGGCTTCGCCACCTGATGGGCGGTTATCGCTGGGTACGTCTCAGTGGCCGGCCGGCTGAGCCGGAAGCCGAGGGCAAGACTGATTTCATTGTTTCCGCCCTGAATATTGACGACAGCCGCAAACGGGTGGAAGTCATGCGTCAGGACCTTGAGGAGGCTCGCCATTTGCGAGAGCAGGCGCTCCTTCAGAAGGCGGCCGCAGACAAGGCCAACCGGGAAAAGTCGGCTTACCTCTCATTGGCCAGTCATGAGATACGGACCCCGATGAATCCTGTCATCGGTTTTGCTGATTTGCTTGCCTCTGATCCGAACCTTGACGGGGACTCGAAGGAAATGGCGCAGATGATCCTGAAGGCCGGAAAGAACCTCCTGAAACTGCTTGATGAGGTCCTGGACTACGCGAAGATCGAAGCAGGTGCGCTTAAACTTTCCCCGGAACCGACCGATGTGCACGACCTCCTGATGGAGATCGACAACCTGTATGCTTTCGACGCCAAGTCGCGGGGAATCGAGCTGAGGGTGAAGGACAATGTGGAGGGCGACACTGAGCTTTATCAGGACAGACTGAGGCTGCAGCAGGTCCTCGGCACGCTCATCACAAATTCCATCCGGTTCACGCACACCGGGCATGTCGATCTGGAAGCGGCGGTTGAAAAAGTTCGTCTCAACGGCGGGCATGTGCAGATGCTGAAGTTTACCTTGAGCGATACCGGCGTGGGCATGAAACCGGAACAGGTGGATAAGCTCTTTGAGCCGTTTGCCCGCGCAGAAACTGAATTTGCCGAGAAATATTCCGGGGCCGGGTTGGGCCTTGCCATTGCCCAGAAGCTGGTGGACGCAATGCACGGCACAATAAGTGTCCAAAGCGAGGAAGGGAAAGGAACAACGATTGAGTTAACAATTCCTTTCTCCCCGGTCCCGGAGCATCTGCAACGACCCAAGACGCGGCGGAAAAAACATTCCGGTTCCCCGGAGGAGGGTGCAGAGGAAAAGGCCACAGTGATGGTCGTTGACGACGAAAAAAGCAGCCTCGAGGTCAACAGCAGCCTGATGCATTTTCTGGGCTATGTTTGCGATACAACTGAAAACGGGCGCGAGCTGCTGGAACAGTTGAAGAGGCAGAACTACGAGATCATCCTGATGGATCTAATGATGCCCGGAGTGGATGGATATGAGGCAACGAGGAGAATCCGCGATGGTGATTGTGGCGAAGTCAACCGCGAGGCCTACATAATCGCAGTCACCGGATGTGTCGCCGACGAGGACCGTGAGCGGGCTTACAAATCAGGTATCAATGCATTCGTGAACAAGCCGCTGACAATTCAGGATTTGAAGGAAGCGATCAAGGCCTACAAGTCGATGGGGCGTTCCAGTTGA